The DNA sequence CTGTGTCATTTCGTATGATTCCTCCACCTAATCCTACGATATAGCTATATTGATCTGATTCATATGCTGGCTGACCTAAAGTATATGTGTACGAGAAATCAATCGTATCACCTTCACTCAGATCTATGATTGTATATTCCCATTGTTCTTCATTTTCGTTCATGCGAACATTTTGCTGTACCCCACCATTGACAGCATAGTGTAGATCTACGAAGTCTGACACACCATCAGTCGGAGTGAACATGATTGTAACTTCGTTGCCATGATCAATAACTTCGATGGTATATTCGTCTTCAACGATTATATAGTCATTATTACCTATTGGTTCTTCATCGGTTGTCACTTCTATACGATCACTTGCGTTAGATTCATTTCCTGCCGCATCTTTGGCAATTACTTTAAATGAATATGTGCTGTTATTTGTTAATCCTGTAACATGATATACAGTCGATACCGTACTAGCTATGATTTCTCCATCTTGATAAATATCATACTCTACTACTTTGATATTATCTGTTGCAGCATCCCATGCTATAGTCACTGTTGAATCACTTTTTTGTATGTATGTAAGGTTTGTTGGTGCCGTAGGTGGTTCTGCATCAGGCGTACTTCCTCCACTAGATCCAACGGTATAGCTATATTCAGGTGAGTCATTTGCTTGTCCGGCTAATGTATACGTAAATGAAAAATCGATCGTATCCCCTGCACTCAACCCTCCGATTGTATATTCCCATGTTCCTCCATCGGCATTCATACGTACATTTTGCTGTGTACCATCTTCAACATCATAATGTAAATCTACGAAGCTAGATTGACTACCTTTAGGAGTAAACCTTAATGTAACTTCGTTGTTTTGATCAAGTATTTCAATTATGTACTGTGCGGCATTCGTTGTCACAATTAACAGGTTGCTTGCAATTGATTCATTACCAGCAGCGTCCTTAGCAACTACTTCAAATGTATATGTCGTGTTTTCTGCTAATCCAGAGACATGGAAAGTAGTTGTTGTTGTAGAGGAAATAAGCACTCCATTTTGATAAATATCATAGCTTTCAACTGCTATATTGTCAGTTGCTGCTGACCAAAGTAAATCTACTGTTGTTTCACTTTTATGAGTAAATTTCAGATTTGTTGGTGCTGATGGTGAGTCACTGTCTA is a window from the Bacillus sp. SM2101 genome containing:
- a CDS encoding fibronectin type III domain-containing protein, translating into MGTIAFIFSRLLIYLVVISYVGLVSLHTFTSPTSSFFTDKETFAGFITTTSVDSDSPSAPTNLKFTHKSETTVDLLWSAATDNIAVESYDIYQNGVLISSTTTTTFHVSGLAENTTYTFEVVAKDAAGNESIASNLLIVTTNAAQYIIEILDQNNEVTLRFTPKGSQSSFVDLHYDVEDGTQQNVRMNADGGTWEYTIGGLSAGDTIDFSFTYTLAGQANDSPEYSYTVGSSGGSTPDAEPPTAPTNLTYIQKSDSTVTIAWDAATDNIKVVEYDIYQDGEIIASTVSTVYHVTGLTNNSTYSFKVIAKDAAGNESNASDRIEVTTDEEPIGNNDYIIVEDEYTIEVIDHGNEVTIMFTPTDGVSDFVDLHYAVNGGVQQNVRMNENEEQWEYTIIDLSEGDTIDFSYTYTLGQPAYESDQYSYIVGLGGGIIRNDTEAPAPPNNLIVSEKSATTIMITWDESIDNVGVVNYDIYQNGVYIDSTTLTNYEVIGLTENTTYSFTVIAKDESGNQSTGSTVDVLTDTADIVDETIEHEDFTIEMINNGDSATFIFTPNIAGTSFVDLHYTINGAQQQNIATANNDESWVYTINDLTNGDIVLFFYTYSSGTAASDSDEYEYTH